In the Glycine max cultivar Williams 82 chromosome 6, Glycine_max_v4.0, whole genome shotgun sequence genome, CAAGAATTTTCGATTAAGATATTAGGCCACAGAGGTACCTTGAGATGTCAAACTAAAAAGATGCCCTTGGTGTAGGATAACACCACCTATTTTAAAGATGATGCCCTGCTCCTTGAGGAAGCTTAAATCCTGAGGCCATGTTTTAAAGACAAATTATCTATTCCCTTCCACTAAATACTCCCAATCTCATGTAAATCTTGCACAAATCAAAGTTTCATTCCTATTAATCTCCTCTTCCTCACTGTTCTCGCAGTTTGCTCAATTGTTTTGTCATACACCATAGCCTTTGGTTGTTGTTTACTCTTAGAAactatttctttttaaacacTACTCATTCCATAAAGCTTTAAACTCCCCGATAATGAAAGGGTGCTTTATTGTTCTACTAAGAAAGCTATGCAAGCAGCAAAGATAATGTAAGGAGAATCATGACAAATGTGCTAGACATATAGTTTTTGTAcacaaatgaaattaaatatataactgtgtatatatatatatatatatatataatcaccaACCTTGGAGCCAAATAATCTGTCAGCAAGTAGAGATGTTAGGAAAATTAACAGAACAAGAAACCCAAATCCCACAGCTGATGACAAAAACCAGTTCCTGTTGCTCAATAATTTGTTCTTTCTGGAGAAATTTGAAAACTTGTATTGTGGCTTAGCTGTGTACTTCAATAAAACTAGAGCCCCACCAAACTCGAGAATTTGAATGGTGAGAAGTGATAAGGCCTGCATCAGTGAATGAAAAGAGattgttaaaacttaaaacatcTTCTCAAAAGGCATAACACTGTGAACCAATGAACCTAAACTCCAGCAGAATGTAAATTCAGACCATGAACTAAATGTAAAGATGAAGGACCATTTATAGCATATCACTTAAAAACACCAGTTCTGGTTGATGCTCTATTGCACAACCTTAAAACCTCTGATGCGCACACTGGATATGTGAACATAAAAACACCATTCTATAAATGCAAGCTATCCCCAAGCACAAGTGAGATACAGCAAAGTGACAAGCCATAAAAAAGCAACTTCCAATTCAGTCTTGCagaactaaaaaaaacactGTTGATCTATACCAATTAaagcaataataataacaactaacaagatTTTGGAATGATTTTACTTTTTCCTTTAAACTTAGCAAATCAATATCACCACCACATTAACCTTGGAAAGATTTTGGTCATCAATTAGTCCCTCTCAAACAGAGATTAGGTGTGTTGCCACTTTAATCCTCAGTAAGACATggtaatatatatttgaatttgaagtaCCAATTtggttattaaatattttgactAATAATGTGGCGACACGTTAATTTCTCAAGGGactaatttaataacaaaaatcttTATAGGATTAACATAGTAACACCCTGATGATATTTGGAAGATTTAAGGGTTTACTACTCTAatgattataagaaataaataataaaggtgACCTCAGTTTGTGGGTCAAGAACAGGTTGTCCATTAAATAGAGCAACCACGGATAAGCCTCCAAAGCTAAAAGGGATATGCAGAGTGAATAAATAGAGTGCAAGATTGCTCCACACGTTCCCACTCTCCCATGGACTATCATCCTCTTGCAACTCTGAGAATCCCTGCAATTTGtaacaacaaaaagaagaagaaaaattagaattaatGATTGCATCAGAATCAGAGGGTCTCAGAGACCTAAGAGAGAatcaacatgttttttttttcatacctgAGAAAAGGGTGTGACGTGTTCTTTCCTATTGCAAAAGCACTTGAAAGGGTTGCGTTGGGAGGGAGTGCTTCCCAATTGCAGTTTCGGTGAACATTTCAGGCTATAATCTGTGTTTGGGAAGTGAAGGCACTGAAAGGGTGTGGCCAACTCATGAGATGGACACACCAGAACCGACAACATTTGCCTCTGGAATCGAATCCTTAATACTCAAACCTTTATCTTGCAATATAGTATTCCACGACTGAGATTGAAGGTCTTCAGTTTGGACTTTGGACCAATTATTCAGGCTTCAACACTTCAATCAGAAACTTATCTTACATTTGACTTATTTTTCACTTGGatgtttgttaaaataatttaattttgattcgtTATTCTCTTAATCgattatagaatttttttaaaataattactataaagacttaaaagtattttttatctctattatatatttgacttttgtatttaatttatgataaaaaaaatttctttacatctattttttgatatttgaatatttttattttagataatttcCGTTAGTGGACTAATGacgtatttattaaatattttataatatgataTTCAAATATCGTCagtatttgatttaaaaaatatattaaaaaacatttatttttttttaaaaaaaaacgtgtCGACTTCCTTGTATTCCTATGCATGCGACCTCCAATCAAGACCTACCTTGCGTTGgccctccaccaccaccaaatCACCATAAGCGACTAGATCTGATTCGCAACACCTCCGACCGCCACAGTCTACTAGATCTTGCCACATAGACCATTGCGGCGCCGCAACCCACCCTTCACCTACCCCGCCAACTCCATCACCACCACCTTAATCTATCCAAACAGAACCCACAAGTCCAGATCTAAgccaaatttgaattttgagaatTAGAATTAGGATCGACCAAGCTTGAATTTTGAGGACAACCTATAATTGGTTCATCTCCAAGGTTTCGGCGTCAAGTTCGGGTCTTTCGAGGGATTTCCAGGAGAGGCCACCAACGCACGCGGTGGCGTCGTAGATGAGTGATAGTGCGATGGCCACAACGACATAATAATGAGAGGACGATGAGGACGAAGAGGTTGTCGAGGTGGAAGGACTTCACGGTGGGGTTGAAGCCGTAATAGACCTTGAGGGGTGGCAGTGTTAGGCATGCGTTGTGGTGACTAAGGCAAAGGCAAATTGTCCCTCTTTTGAGACAAGGAACTTGCCATCTTTGTCAATCCAATTCATTTGAGAACCATTTATTTCCCCAAATGAGAGACACTTCCAGAATATTGACTCCTAACTAAACAAACTTTGCACAAAAGGAAAAGGGTACCCATAATATGGAAGAAAGACCAATGTTTTCCATGTTCACAAATGCACATGGAAGAAACATAGTtcatctgaagaaaaaaaaagacaaaaaaaacacataaatctAACTACTATGCTCTATGAGACCATTACCAATAACAAGAACCACCCCAGAAAAGAATATGAAGTAGAGAGAAGAACTTGGttgttgctttttatttttattaaggatGAGTAATTGTTCTTCTATTGGCAAGTATACCAATTTGCACAAGTAGTATTTAAACGGTAAGACCAAGTATCGTATTCACAAAGAATTTGTTTTACTTAGATGTTGTATATTCAATATGTAAACACTTTTAACTTTAGGAATGAAATAAAAGGTCCATCaatgatttgatttttctgtAATAAACTACGCTTATCAAATACCGAAATAAACACAAAGctgtaaaatacaataaatatcaAGGTAAAAGTGTTGGGGAGTCTTCTACTGAACTTTCTCTTGCCGtagtaaaaagttttttctctctatttaaCGTTATTTTAGCGCTCTTGCACCACCGATTTACTCAGACCATATTTCCTCACACGAATGGGTCTAACTCTCTTAgtttttgttcttgattcctcaacaaactcGTTCTAAGGGAGTTGCAGTATGCGCACAGTACAAAATATACTAGATTACTGCATTTTATTCCTAGATAAACAGACCTCTagctgctctatcaagttctaaggattccAAGCATTTTCCAACACTAAAAAATctaactaaacatacaaatggatgatcaagccacaagcatgtaaaataaatGCATATAGAAGTAAAGAACACCAgagaataacattaaatagatagttagaaaTTTACATTAAGAGTGCTCAGTAGAATAACTCCTCCACAATGAAGTTTCTAGCCCTCCATTAACAAGTAGGACTTAATACAAAGAGGAAAATGGTgtttgaatgaaagaaaaagataaaggatGAAGAAAATGTCTTCTCTCCAGCCTAGGtgtcttcttccttcttttttatgtagTAGAAGCTTGGTGTCCTTTCATTTTCCACTAactcagtgttttaaaggctcttggactTCTCAGTATACGAAGGCTCGCTCAGTGAGCATGTCTCGCTGAGCGAGAGTAAGTGAATATCTGCTAAGCGAGAGTAAATGAATATCCGTTAAGCGAGCTTGTGCCCACTAAGTGAGCCTGGGAATGCTAAACGCGAGTAGAGACAACGACCTCGCTGGGCAGGTTGGCTGCCCACTGCTCTCTAGCTTAAAATCTTCTAGGGTTTTGCATTCGCTAAGTGAGCTGGCTGCCTTGCTAGCTAAGCGAATATGGCTCGCTTAGCCAatctgtctcgctaagcgattCCTTCAGCAGCATTTCACACATTCTCTTCTTTAGCCTACAAACTGAGTTAAATTCAAtattaattcacaaaaaaatgGGGTTTCTACTTTATAAATTCATACAAGAATGAAAACATTTACAATCTTCACAAAAGAAACCGTAAATTAGAGGCacattgctattttttttacttattttcaaTGCAATAAAAGCGTATGAATAACAATTAACAGTAAtgataagagaaagaaaagaatatgaACAAACCCGAATATAGGATTTGACCAGTCAAAAAGTCTAATAGTAGATGACATGCTtatcaaaatcatgatttaacTTGTAGAATCGTACGAGTTTATGATTCCATGGAGCCTCCACGAGTTAAATCCTGACTAGAATCAAAAACTGAGTGCAATCAAGTGAGTTTGCGCAGACTCATGCGAGTTAATGTAGACTTGTGAGTCTGCACCGAGTTTGCGGGTTTGGGAAAAATGGAAATGGCGTCTGTTCGTTTATTTCgtttttctctcttccttaCCACTTTGCATCAGTATGGCAGTGCTTCcatcaaatcatttttttttcttcctcctcGCTTCGTGTTCAGTTGTTCCCTCATTCCATCCCGCAATTGTGCGACAATACGACTGCAACAGCGTAGGCGAGGTGCACATGCGTGGTGGTTGCGGCGACGATGAGATGAAGTGTGAGTGGGCAAGTGTGCGTTTCTTCCACGATTATGTGAGTGCATGGTGGCCGCAACGACAATGAAGTGCATGGCGGTGAGGACAATGAAGAGAGTCtttattgttctcttctttgttctgttttcacttttcatcctCTGCGACAGTAAAGTGCGATGGCCCAAGGCTaggttttcttcttttcctcttttgtttGTAGGTTTGCCTTTTGATTGAAGAATACTATAAA is a window encoding:
- the LOC100806529 gene encoding uncharacterized protein, whose amino-acid sequence is MLSVLVCPSHELATPFQCLHFPNTDYSLKCSPKLQLGSTPSQRNPFKCFCNRKEHVTPFSQGFSELQEDDSPWESGNVWSNLALYLFTLHIPFSFGGLSVVALFNGQPVLDPQTEALSLLTIQILEFGGALVLLKYTAKPQYKFSNFSRKNKLLSNRNWFLSSAVGFGFLVLLIFLTSLLADRLFGSKPVNNPILKDMLLNSDISRLSCVLAYCIVTPLLEEVVYRGFLLTSLSSTLEWQQAVAISSVVFSAIHFSGENFLQLFIIGCVLGCSYCWSGNLSSSIAIHSLYNALTLVITYFY